CCCCCATGAGCCAACAACATCTCGAATACGTGCTGCGCCTCGGCGACAACGCACTGATCCTCGGCCAGCGCCTGTCCGAATGGTGCGGCCGCGCCCCGGTGATCGAGGAAGACCTCGCCCTCGCCAACATGGCGCTCGACCTCATCGGCCAGGCCCGCCTGCTGCTGACCCATGCGGGCAAGCTCGAAGACCAGGGCCGCGACGAAGACCAGCTCGCCTTCCTGCGCGTCGAGCGCGACTACCGCAACGTTACCCTGGCCGAGCTGCCGAACCACGATTTCGGCCGCACCACGGTGCGCAACTTCCTCTTCAGCGCGTTCCAGGTGCTGCTGTGGGAGCGTCTCGCGCGCTCGACCGACACCGAACTGGCGGCGATCGCGGCGAAGAGCCTGAAAGAGGCGCGCTACCACCTCAATCACTCGGCCGAGTGGGTGATCCGCCTCGGCGATGGCACGGCCGAATCGCAGCGCCGCACCCAGGCCGCGCTGGACGACCTGTGGCCGTACACCGCCGAGCTGTTTTCGGCCGATGCCACCGACGATGCCGTTGCCGCCGCCGGCATCGGCCCGGCCTGGAGCGAGCTCGAAGCCGCCTGGCAGGCGAGCGTGCTGCCGGTGCTGG
The window above is part of the Thauera aromatica K172 genome. Proteins encoded here:
- the paaC gene encoding 1,2-phenylacetyl-CoA epoxidase subunit PaaC, with product MSQQHLEYVLRLGDNALILGQRLSEWCGRAPVIEEDLALANMALDLIGQARLLLTHAGKLEDQGRDEDQLAFLRVERDYRNVTLAELPNHDFGRTTVRNFLFSAFQVLLWERLARSTDTELAAIAAKSLKEARYHLNHSAEWVIRLGDGTAESQRRTQAALDDLWPYTAELFSADATDDAVAAAGIGPAWSELEAAWQASVLPVLEEATLTVPADTPFRSQGRLGRHSEHMGHLLTTLQYMQRTYPGAQW